The DNA sequence GTCAAAACGTAGCTTTTGAGCCACGGGAATCTTTCAAAGGTAATGTTGCGCGTGCGCTGATGTACTTCTACACCATCTACCGCGACGAAGCCAACGCCAATGCTCCCGACTTTTTCAACAGCCAGCGGGCGACGCTCTGCCAGTGGCACGAACAAGACCCCGTAGATGCCGCCGAGTGGGCGCGTACCTTTGCGATTGCCCAGTACCAGGATGGCAAACCCAATCCCTTTATTGTTGATTGCACCTTACCTTCCCGCCTATATTGCCAGGAGATTCCTAATGCCAATTGTGTGGTGAGTACTCGTGAGGTCGTGGTTGGAGATTTGGCAGCGACCTTTTTCCCAAATCCTACCCACGGACAGGGGCAACTCCAATTACAGACTGCTGAAGCAGGAATTTTGCAAGTACAGTATTTTGATCCACTGGGCCGTAAAGTCCAAACGGAGGAAATAGCCGTATCAGCTGGAGAAGTTACACTAACCTTGACTCTCCCAAGCACCGGGTTTTGGTTTTGTGAACTGCGGCAGGTAACTGATCAGGGCTTGTATCTACAACGGCTGCCGATCGTGGTGATCCCGTAAATCTATTTTGTCGTTAATCTATTTGCACTCATCGATTTAAGATGCTAAGTATTGGCTGTTTTCCCTTATCTTTATTGGGTATTGAGTGAACAAAAATCACCTATTTAATTCATCAAGTAACTTTAGAAATGAGCATCTTTGATCGATTAGGACGCGGCTGGACTTTAGGACTCAAAAGTCTGGAAGTAATCGGAGCCCACCCCAAATTATTACTTTTCCCCGTGCTTTCGGGAGCTGCTTTACTAGCGGTGCTGCTCTCTTTTGGGGGCGCATTTTTGGGCCTTGCCGCTTTCAATTTTGAAGCGATGGAAGCCATATTAAACCGAATGGATCAAGTTGGAGAGGTAGTCTTTTGGTTAGTAGCCTTTATCTTCTACCTGGTCACCTATTTTGTTATCGTCTTCTTCAACGTAGCTTTGGTCTTCAACGTGCGGCGCATATTTGCGGGGGAAGAACCCAGTATTCGCGACGGTATTTCTTTCAGTGCCTCGCGTGCGCCACAGATTCTGGCCTGGGCGGCATTGGCGGCAACCGTGGGTTTGATTATACAAGCTATTGAAGAGCGAGTAGGTAGTTTTGCGTCTAGCATCCTGGGATTTGCCTGGTCGTTGGCGACTTATTTTGTCATTCCTACTTTGGCTGCCGAAGATATTGGCCCGGTAGAAGCCCTAAAAAGATCTTCTCGCACTATCCGCGAGCGTTGGGGTGAATCCATCGGTGCCGGCTTTAGCCTTGGGCTCTTCGTTTTACTAGGCATCGTGATTTCGATCATCACTGGCTTTTTGCTAGGGTTTGCGATTCATCCCGGCGTAGGTGTTTTTGCGGGCATCCTGACCTTCATGCTCACCTTGGTCGTGAATGGTGCAGCTCGCAACGTATTCCTGACCGCTGCTTATGAACACACCCACGGCAACACACCAGAAGCATTTGATGGAGATACCCTGGATGGTATTTTTATGTCGAAGAAGTAATCACAGCTTTTCCCAGCTGGTGGAATAGGGTCCAAATAGTACAGAAGTGTATTATTTGGACCATTTACTTTTCAGGAGGCTATTCTTGTTCAGGTGTCGGATTGTACATCACTACGATTTGAATAACAATCGCTATCAGAATCAAGGCATAAATCTCTAAATGGGTGAAAAGATCCACAGATGCGATGGCGCGTTGACTTTCAAACAACTCTCTTTTTCCTTCCTCTATTTGAATCTCCGATAGATCCTCAAGGTTATCTTTGATTAAAGTGAGCTGATCAGAAAATTTTTGATTAGGCAGCTGTATATCCGTACGCTCGAAAGCTTTCAAGTTTTCAAAATTCTTTTTTAGTTGCCCCAAAATGACCTCTTCTTTTGCTGTAAGTTTTGTTGCAGAGAACAGGTTGATCAATTCTTCAAAACGGGTATTTATGGTAATATTCTTATTATCGAATTGCGAGCGATCGTATTTTATTTGAGCCAATTCTTTCTCCCAAGTTAAGCCAGAGAGATCCAAGAGGATATCTTGCGCCAGCAGACGATCTGCATAGATTGTTTCTACCGAATTTTTTACAATAATGAAATTTTTCCGGTCAATCAGGTTGGTTGCTAGAATAATAAAAAAGACAGACAGGATACCTAAAATCCATTTGATTTTGTTGAAAACACTCATAGGTTGTTTTTTTTGCTGAACAACATCACGACATTTCAATTGCAGCGGTTTTTGAAAAAACAATCACCTCCCACCAAAGTTGGAGGTTTAAAGCAGTGGTTTTGAAAAACAGGTTTTGCAGCTATCCATCCAATGAATATTGTACAGGAGCTCACTTAACAGCAGCACCCAAAAAAACAGGCCAAATTTTATTTTACCACAGATAGCTCAGATGAACACAGATAAAATGCTTACTTTTAATGCGTCAATTACACGCATTAATTCTGTTTCTAAAACTTCGCCTTATGAACCAGTTCCCTTTTCTACTAGTTTTAGCAGTGCTGCTCGCTAGCTGTCAGGAGCATGCCCCAAAGGAGCTTCCGGAATTAGTAAACAAAAAATCCACGGTGCTCCACAACGCGAATGGTCAGCCATTCCGGGATCTGAATGCCAATGGGCAATTGGATATTTATGAAGATGGTACGCAGCCTGTAGAAGCAAGAATCGATGACTTGCTGGGCCAGATGACGGTAGAGGAGAAAGCGGGGATGATGTTCATCAGTGGCGCAGGAGTCAGTACAGATGCTGATCCTGGCAGCAAGGAAGGCGTAGACGGCCCTGCCGCTAGGATGCCTACGATTGCCGAAAACATGGCGGACCGTAAAATGAGCTACTTCAACATTTGGGATATCCCGGAAAATCCGGAAATCATGGCCAAGTGGTACAATAATGTGCAGCTATTTGCAGAAAAAACCAGGCTAGGTATTCCTGTTACGATAGCTTCTGACCCACGCCACCATTTTAGCAAGAACATCTTCGCGATGAGTGCTAAAGGCTTTTCTCAGTTTTGCGAAACGCTGGGGTTTGCGGCACTCGGTGACGAAGCGCTGATGAAGACATTTGCAGATATCGTTCGTCAGGAATACCTGGCCGTAGGTATTCGGGAAGCGCTTCATCCGCAGATTGACCTGGCCACCGAACCCCGTTGGTCGCGCATCAGCGGAACCTTTGGGGAAGATGCGCAGATGTCGGCCAAACTCGTCACTGCCTACCTGGAAGGGATGCAAGGCCTTACCCTTGACGAAAATGGCATCGCCTGCATGACGAAGCACTTTCCTGGTGGCGGCCCACAAAAAGAAGGCCTTGATCCTCACTTTTCTTTTCAGAAGGGACAAATTTATCCTGGTGATAATTTTGACTACCATCTGATTCCATTTGAAGCAGCCTTCGCCGCGAATACGGCTGCTATTATGCCTTATTACGGTGTGCCTACCGATCAAACGGAAGAAAATGTGGCCATGGCGTATAACAAATACATCATCACTACCTTGCTCCGGGAGAAGTACCAATACGATGGGATTGTATGTACCGACTGGGGTTTGATCACCGATGTACCCATGGGGCCAGACATCGTCTGGAAAGCACGGGCCTGGGGTGTAGAGGACCTGAGCGAAGTTGATCGGGTGCTGAGAGTTATTGAGGCAGGTTGCGACCAGTTTGGCGGAGAAAACAGGGTAGAATTGGTCGTTCAGCTCGTCAAAGAAGGCCGCTTAAGCGAAGACCGTATTGATGTTTCGGTAAAGCGTCTGTTGCGGCAGAAGTTCCAACTGGGCCTGTTTGACAATCCCTTCGTAGATGAGACGAAAGTTGCGGAGGTAGTGGGTTTGCCCCAGCACCAGGCACTTGGCGAAAAAACACAGCAGCAAGCTATGACCTTGTTAAAAAACGATGAGCAGACCCTGCCGATGGCCCAAGGGACACTGAAGGTTTATTTGGAGAACATGGACAGCGCCGTAGTGGCCCATTACGCCCAAGTGGTGGCCACGCCTCAGGAAGCTGATTTTGCCATCATCAGGGTAAACACCCCCTGGTACCCTGCTGAGACCAAGATTCCTTTCGCCCTCGGGTTTCATCACGGTGATCTGGACTTTAAAGGGGAGGAAAAAGCCCGGATCATGGATTTGCTGCGTACTGTGCCTACGATCGTAAACATCTACCTGGATCGGCCAGCAGTCATTCCTGATATCGCGGGTGCTGCCAAGGCGCTGATCGCTGATTACGGCGCCAGCGATAAATCGGTGTGCGAGGTATTGTTTGGCAATACTGCACCAATGGGTAAGCTTCCTTTTGAGTTGCCCTCTTCGATGGAGGCGGTAGCTAATCAAAAAACGGATGTGCCTTATGACAGTGAAAATCCTTTGTTTGCCTATGGTTTTGGCTTGGGGTATTAGGAGCCATCACCGAACAACTTCCCCATTTCAGGCTAGCTATTTTGGTGCAGCGCACTACCGTATTTATAGCAAATGATATGGTCTCATGAAAAAGGCGCAAGGAGCCTGCCTACCTGACGTACGGCAGGCAGGGGAGAATCGCAGTGCTGACCGATCGTTTTTTTTTGAACCACCTAAAGCAGCCTCAGGGAGGGCTTGTTATTAGACTTCCCTGAGACTACCTTGCAAAAACAGCTTCTCTATTCAAATTCAGTTGCTTATCTTTAAAATCTCGAAACGAATCAAGCACCTACCCATTAATTTTTGTCACTGAAAAAATTACGTTGATGAGGACGATAGGTACTTTGATTTTTGGTTTAGGGATGCTGGTAAGCTTGTTGGCCCAACAATCAGCAAATATGGCTTTGCTGGGGCAATGGGATGATGGTTCATTGCCGACCTTAGGGGGTGTCGTTTATAATGACATCTGGGGCTATGCTGTAGGTGGAAGAGAATTTGCGATTGTAGGATCCATAGGAAAAGTACATTTTTTTGAAGTTACTGATCCCAGTAATATCGTAGAAGTTGCTGCTATAGCTAGTGGTGGGAACTCTCGCTGGAGAGATATGAAAACCTACGGTACTAATGCTTATAGTGTTGCTGATGAACCGACCTCCAGCGAAGGGCTCCTTGTTTTTGACCTTGCAAACATTACAGGAACAGGCTCTAACAGGGTAACCCTCGTAGAGCAACAAACAAACGTGTTTACGCGTGCACATAACGTGTTTGTTGATGAAGGACACGGAATTCTTTATGTTACCGGAGTTAATTTAGGACATAATCTACTCGTTTACGACCTCAATACAAATCCAGCTAGCCCTTCTTTAATAGCTAGTCTCAACTTTGCAGCAGGATACATCCATGACGTCTACGTCGAAAACAATATTGCTTATTGCTCCCACCTGGGAAATGGGCTACATGTTTATGATATGTCTCCCGTTACCAACCCTCCTCAGGGACAAGGGCCTGGTACACCCGTTGAAATAGGGGTATTGACTGATTACCCTTTCACGGTATTTAACCACAGCAGCTGGGTCAGTAGCAACACCCTAGTGTATGCCGATGAAAAACATGGAAGCCCGCTGGGGATAGCCGACATTAGTGACTTGGAAGACATCCAGGTGCTAGGGAGTTTTTACTCGAATTTGCTCAATGTTGCTAACCCTTACAGCACGACTACTCCGCGTGGACCCATCCCTCATAATCCATTCATTGTGGGCAACCTCTGTATCGCTTCCTACTACCACGATGGCGTCTCGGTTTTTGACATCAGTGACCCTGCTAACGTGGTTCAGGTGGGCTACTACGATACGGATTTGGTTAGTACCAACTACAATGGTTACAACGGCTGCTGGGGTGTTTATCCGTTTTTACCATCTGGCAGAATCATTGCCTCGGATGTATTGAATGGTCTTTTTGTTTTAGAATACAACACCGCCCTCCCGGTCGAGTGGGCCACCTTTACGGCTCAGAAAGATGCCGACCGGGTACGCCTAGATTGGTCCACTACCAAGGAAGAAAACAACGCCGGGTTTATTGTACAACGCGCCGAGGGCAAGCAATGGATCAATCTTGCGCAGGTACTGCCCGAAGCCAAGCAGATCTACCGCAGCTACGATGAACATCCCAATGCGGGTTGGAATACCTACCGGATAGTACAGGAAGACTACGACGGAAGTCAGTCTTATTCTCGTCTGGCCACCGTTTTCTGGGGCGAAGCAACTTCCGAATGGTCGGTGTACCCCAACCCTATACGACCCGGAACTAGCGTGCGACTGAATAATGTAACGGATACTGATGGCTTGTGGCAACTCCACAACACCCAGGGGCAGACCGTGCTGCGTATGCAGGCGGAGCTTGTTGGTGGAGCGGTAAGCCTTCCATTGCCCTACCTCGCTAAAGGGGTTTATTGGTTGGAGGAAGTGGCTACGGGAGCGGTGCAAGCCCTGGTGGTGGAGTAGTTTAGTGGCATTGCCTTCAGTTGCTTCTTTAAATACAAGTCAGAGACTTGCGAACATTCATTTTGGGTCACAGCCCCAAAACAAGCGAGTGCGGTACCGCCCAATGCCCCACCTCCTTCCGAGCGGACACCAACTATGGTGCGAACCGCCAAGCCAGATAGTGCAGCCAATGCCCCACCTCCGCCCGAGCGGAGGACATCAGGTGGGCTTGGAGGGCTAATATCAGCGTGTAAGGCGGATCCTGAAGCGCGCCGCATACCAATCTTCCACCGGGAGAGGAGGACAATGGATGGTAGCGGTATGCGCACAGCGATAGCGAGCACATGAGAGCGAACATCCTCGTGCCGATCCCGGCATGGCCCCAAATGGCTTAATAGATAATTAATCCTACCAAATAGGCCAAAAGGAGCGAAAAACTTACCTTGACGGGAAAAAAGAATGAGAAGCTATTTACTCTTGCTAGCCATTGTGATGGTATTGCCGCTGGCAGCGCAAAATTCACTCTTGCAATCCGGTCCGATGCTGGGTTATTCGGAAATGCGGGAGGTGGTGCTATGGGTGCAAACGACGGAAGCCACTGAGGTTCAATTTGCCTACTGGCCAGAAAACGAAAAGGCAGCACTCCAACTGACCGACCAAATAACGACCACCAAGGCCAATGCTTATACCGCTAAACTCATTGCCGATATGGTAGAGCCCGGCACCAGGTACACCTACGAGCTACGCCTAAACGGTAAAGCCGTAAAATTGCCCTACCCTACCCAATTTCAAACCCAGCACCTTTGGCAGTGGCGCACCGATCCGCCCAACTTTACGGTAGCGGTAGGAAGCTGTAGCTACATTAACGAACCGGTCTACGACCGGCCAGAAAATGCGTACGGCGGCGATTACGACATCTTCACGCGTATCTACGAGCGCAAGCCCGACGCCATGCTGTGGCTAGGCGACAATACCTACCTGCGAGAGGCCGACTGGAATTCGCGCACGGGGATCATGAAGCGCTATACCCATACCCGTTCGGTAAAAGAACTGCAGCCGCTACTTGCCAGTACCCACCACTACGCCATCTGGGACGACCACGATTATGGGCCCAATGACAGTGACCGCAGCTACATCCACAAAGACAAGACACTAGAGGCGTTTCGGCTGTTTTGGGGCAATCCCAGTGTGGGTTTACCCGAAGCACAGGGCGGCATTACCACCGCATTCCAATGGGCGGACATGGACTTTTTTTTGATGGACAACCGCTATTTCCGCACGCCTAATAAGATGCAAAATGGTGAACCGATTTACTTTGGCAAGGTCCAATTGGAATGGCTCATTGATGCGTTGGTGGCTAGTAGTGCGCCCTTTAAATTTGTGGCTACTGGTGGCCAGATTTTGAATACGGAACCTGTTTTTGAAAACTACATCCGGCTGGCCCCCCAGGAACGGTCGTACCTCTTGTCGAGAATAGAAGAAGAAAATATCAAAGGCGTAATCTTCCTGACGGGCGACCGCCACCATACCGAACTGAGCTCCTATGTAAACGCCAAAGGGAATGCGGTTTACGATTTGACCGCCTCACCGCTCACCTCAGGTTCTGGCAGTAACCGCGATGGCGAACACAACCAATTTCGGGATGAAGGAACTTTGGTCGTTGCCCGCAATTTTGGGTTACTCAACTTTAGTGGCCCTTCCGGGGAACGGCAATTGCAAATTCAGATTTTCGATACCAAAGG is a window from the Lewinella sp. LCG006 genome containing:
- a CDS encoding endonuclease, which encodes MKKLLALWSFLCFLCIHTEAQHHEVIFSDLDGQDLLEAVIENFTPGTVQSYGAARDLLFGTIDKVNDSLHCVYTDWAVYITPGADPTEAAFQDGQGLNTEHCWPRSNGAEFEPAKSDMHHLFPTRVNVNQDRGNLPYGEISDALTDRWYYLNQEVGNPPSNNRDAYSEYRQNVAFEPRESFKGNVARALMYFYTIYRDEANANAPDFFNSQRATLCQWHEQDPVDAAEWARTFAIAQYQDGKPNPFIVDCTLPSRLYCQEIPNANCVVSTREVVVGDLAATFFPNPTHGQGQLQLQTAEAGILQVQYFDPLGRKVQTEEIAVSAGEVTLTLTLPSTGFWFCELRQVTDQGLYLQRLPIVVIP
- a CDS encoding DUF6159 family protein; this translates as MSIFDRLGRGWTLGLKSLEVIGAHPKLLLFPVLSGAALLAVLLSFGGAFLGLAAFNFEAMEAILNRMDQVGEVVFWLVAFIFYLVTYFVIVFFNVALVFNVRRIFAGEEPSIRDGISFSASRAPQILAWAALAATVGLIIQAIEERVGSFASSILGFAWSLATYFVIPTLAAEDIGPVEALKRSSRTIRERWGESIGAGFSLGLFVLLGIVISIITGFLLGFAIHPGVGVFAGILTFMLTLVVNGAARNVFLTAAYEHTHGNTPEAFDGDTLDGIFMSKK
- a CDS encoding chemotaxis protein; this encodes MSVFNKIKWILGILSVFFIILATNLIDRKNFIIVKNSVETIYADRLLAQDILLDLSGLTWEKELAQIKYDRSQFDNKNITINTRFEELINLFSATKLTAKEEVILGQLKKNFENLKAFERTDIQLPNQKFSDQLTLIKDNLEDLSEIQIEEGKRELFESQRAIASVDLFTHLEIYALILIAIVIQIVVMYNPTPEQE
- a CDS encoding glycoside hydrolase family 3 protein; the encoded protein is MNQFPFLLVLAVLLASCQEHAPKELPELVNKKSTVLHNANGQPFRDLNANGQLDIYEDGTQPVEARIDDLLGQMTVEEKAGMMFISGAGVSTDADPGSKEGVDGPAARMPTIAENMADRKMSYFNIWDIPENPEIMAKWYNNVQLFAEKTRLGIPVTIASDPRHHFSKNIFAMSAKGFSQFCETLGFAALGDEALMKTFADIVRQEYLAVGIREALHPQIDLATEPRWSRISGTFGEDAQMSAKLVTAYLEGMQGLTLDENGIACMTKHFPGGGPQKEGLDPHFSFQKGQIYPGDNFDYHLIPFEAAFAANTAAIMPYYGVPTDQTEENVAMAYNKYIITTLLREKYQYDGIVCTDWGLITDVPMGPDIVWKARAWGVEDLSEVDRVLRVIEAGCDQFGGENRVELVVQLVKEGRLSEDRIDVSVKRLLRQKFQLGLFDNPFVDETKVAEVVGLPQHQALGEKTQQQAMTLLKNDEQTLPMAQGTLKVYLENMDSAVVAHYAQVVATPQEADFAIIRVNTPWYPAETKIPFALGFHHGDLDFKGEEKARIMDLLRTVPTIVNIYLDRPAVIPDIAGAAKALIADYGASDKSVCEVLFGNTAPMGKLPFELPSSMEAVANQKTDVPYDSENPLFAYGFGLGY
- a CDS encoding LVIVD repeat-containing protein, which gives rise to MRTIGTLIFGLGMLVSLLAQQSANMALLGQWDDGSLPTLGGVVYNDIWGYAVGGREFAIVGSIGKVHFFEVTDPSNIVEVAAIASGGNSRWRDMKTYGTNAYSVADEPTSSEGLLVFDLANITGTGSNRVTLVEQQTNVFTRAHNVFVDEGHGILYVTGVNLGHNLLVYDLNTNPASPSLIASLNFAAGYIHDVYVENNIAYCSHLGNGLHVYDMSPVTNPPQGQGPGTPVEIGVLTDYPFTVFNHSSWVSSNTLVYADEKHGSPLGIADISDLEDIQVLGSFYSNLLNVANPYSTTTPRGPIPHNPFIVGNLCIASYYHDGVSVFDISDPANVVQVGYYDTDLVSTNYNGYNGCWGVYPFLPSGRIIASDVLNGLFVLEYNTALPVEWATFTAQKDADRVRLDWSTTKEENNAGFIVQRAEGKQWINLAQVLPEAKQIYRSYDEHPNAGWNTYRIVQEDYDGSQSYSRLATVFWGEATSEWSVYPNPIRPGTSVRLNNVTDTDGLWQLHNTQGQTVLRMQAELVGGAVSLPLPYLAKGVYWLEEVATGAVQALVVE
- a CDS encoding alkaline phosphatase, with product MRSYLLLLAIVMVLPLAAQNSLLQSGPMLGYSEMREVVLWVQTTEATEVQFAYWPENEKAALQLTDQITTTKANAYTAKLIADMVEPGTRYTYELRLNGKAVKLPYPTQFQTQHLWQWRTDPPNFTVAVGSCSYINEPVYDRPENAYGGDYDIFTRIYERKPDAMLWLGDNTYLREADWNSRTGIMKRYTHTRSVKELQPLLASTHHYAIWDDHDYGPNDSDRSYIHKDKTLEAFRLFWGNPSVGLPEAQGGITTAFQWADMDFFLMDNRYFRTPNKMQNGEPIYFGKVQLEWLIDALVASSAPFKFVATGGQILNTEPVFENYIRLAPQERSYLLSRIEEENIKGVIFLTGDRHHTELSSYVNAKGNAVYDLTASPLTSGSGSNRDGEHNQFRDEGTLVVARNFGLLNFSGPSGERQLQIQIFDTKGEPLWERTILQAK